In Vanacampus margaritifer isolate UIUO_Vmar chromosome 9, RoL_Vmar_1.0, whole genome shotgun sequence, the following proteins share a genomic window:
- the scap gene encoding sterol regulatory element-binding protein cleavage-activating protein gives MMLREQLREKISAAFYRHGLLCATYPVPIILFTSVSILTCCYPLLRLPLPGTGPVEFSTGVRDYSVPSHEPQGDLGERPDWYQGPPVAYIQQVLVKAAVSPWDSSLVPADVFRSPLGRVFSLLDEIRNHVHADGSGVRSLESLCLQVTDLLAGLRRMQSVLPEHGCLLVSPANYWQNQRELFDADPNPLKTVQKHEPKGLHTSATLRDLLFGVPGKLTGVSHYNRKRMVTYTISMALSSYDARFLGSLRARLKQLHPSTNCSLKNERMVHVHFKEEIGVAELIPLVTTYIILFAYIYFSTRKIDMVKSKWGLALAAVVTVLSSLLMSVGLCTLFGLTPTLNGGEIFPYLVVVIGVENVLVLTQSVVSTPVDLEVKLRIAQGLSNESWSIMKNMATELCIILIGYFTLVPAIQEFCLFAVVGLVSDFFLQMFFFTTVLSIDIRRMELVDLHGNMRTEDSLPASKPSHLRTRSVPPPPRPLPHTITLQTTTRNLRPPKRLRLVYFLARTRLGHRIIMVSTVIWIGILVYTDPAGVRTYLAAQVSEQSPLGDDGGAGLTPHLEVAPVFRGGDPTSTLTDRLTPDPTPLPDKQLQGPPGSKAEPLPQSPLDVPQITWGAEDEEGWRRLSFRHWPSLFSYYNITLAKRYISILPVIPVAIHLSPQEAIEGRHPQDTQHPLSPIPKVAADFQTDLTLYKVAALGLAAGVLLVLLLLCLYRLLCPRNYGQNAGRRRRGDRPCDGYGYWPPISEISPLLLRGHSMDIECLASDGMLLASCCLAGQIRVWDAQTGDCLTVIPKHGLRRDSSRDCWESFGSEGPDPSLSGDSLSEDEGYQVRHRTTPSRPPLFKDQPDLTSLIETNFNSPPACPHAAARPTGDGFDYGDLVADAYMTHKPPSPSNLFSPSSSSPPHTRPNFGDAWDATALDLGGGSVWALELRGNLIAAGRSNGKLELWDTTEGRLRCSSEGASGITALAFLNNRIVAARLNGSLDFFSVDVNKPLALLQYRGTPCRSGVPSSPCYSSEDAISCQLTRSVQCAHQKPITVLRAAAGRVVTGSHDHTVRVYRLEDSCCLFTLQGHSAGITAVYIDETMVLASGGQDGAICLWDVLTGNRVSHVYGHRGDVTSLVCTPLCIISSGLDDLICVWDRSTGIKLYCIQQEADCGSSLGLISDSLLVTGGLGCVSFWDLNYGDLIQTVYLGPSSDGQGVRQLLVLNNAAIVCDFGSELSLVFVPAVLEKLD, from the exons TACCAGGGACCTCCGGTGGCGTACATCCAGCAAGTGTTGGTGAAGGCGGCGGTGTCGCCGTGGGACAGCAGCCTGGTGCCGGCGGACGTGTTCCGCTCGCCGCTGGGGCGAGTCTTCAGCCTGCTGGATGAGATCCGCAACCACGTGCACGCTGACGG CTCGGGGGTCCGCAGCCTGGAGTCGCTGTGCCTGCAGGTGACGGACTTGCTGGCGGGTTTGCGGCGGATGCAGTCGGTGCTGCCGGAGCACGGCTGCCTGCTGGTCTCGCCCGCCAACTACTGGCAGAACCAACGCGAGCTCTTCGACGCCGACCCCAACCCCTTGAAGACGGTCCAGAAGCACGAGCCCAAAGGCCTGCACACCTCGGCCACGCTCAGAG ACCTTCTGTTCGGCGTTCCAGGGAAGCTCACCGGCGTCAGTCACTACAACAGGAAGAGGATGGTGACGTACACCATCAGCATGGCGCTGTCCAGCTACGACGCACG GTTCCTGGGCAGCCTTCGCGCCCGCCTGAAGCAGCTGCACCCGTCCACCAACTGCAGCCTGAAGAACGAGCGCATGGTCCACGTGCACTTCAAGGAGGAGATCGGCGTGGCCGAGCTCATCCCGCTGGTCACCACCTACATCATCCTCTTCGCTTACATCTACTTCTCCACAC GTAAGATCGACATGGTGAAGTCCAAGTGGGGTCTGGCTCTGGCAGCGGTGGTCACCGTGCTGAGCTCGCTGCTCATGTCGGTCGGCCTGTGCACGCTCTTTGGCCTCACGCCCACTCTCAACGGCGG GGAGATCTTTCCATACCTGGTGGTGGTGATTGGCGTGGAGAACGTCTTGGTCCTCACCCAGTCTGTGGTGTCCACGCCCGTTGATCTGGAGGTGAAGCTGCGCATCGCTCAAG GTCTGAGCAACGAGAGCTGGTCCATCATGAAGAACATGGCCACCGAGCTGTGCATCATCCTCATTGGCTACTTCACACTCGTGCCGGCCATCCAG GAGTTCTGCCTGTTTGCTGTGGTGGGCCTGGTGTCCGACTTCTTCCTGCAGATGTTCTTCTTCACCACCGTGCTGTCCATAGACATCCGCCGCATGGAG CTGGTGGACCTGCACGGGAACATGCGGACCGAGGACAGCCTGCCGGCGTCCAAGCCCTCCCATCTGCGAACGCGTTCAGTGCCCCCTCCCCCGCGGCCCCTCCCTCACACCATTACTCTGCAGACCACCACCAGGAACCTGCGCCCCCCCAAGAGGTTGCGACTGGTCTATTTCCTGGCGCGTACGCGACTAGGTCACCGCATCATTATG GTCAGCACGGTGATCTGGATCGGCATTCTAGTCTATACCGACCCGGCCGGAGTACGCACCTACCTGGCCGCACAAGTGTCGGAGCAAAGTCCTTTGGGAGATGATGGGGGCGCAGGTCTGACCCCTCACCTGGAGGTGGCCCCCGTCTTCCGCGGAGGTGACCCGACCAGCACCCTCACTGACCGCCTGACGCCGGACCCGACGCCTTTACCTGACAAGCAACTGCAGGGCCCTCCAGGCTCCAAGGCGGAACCCCTCCCCCAGTCCCCACTGGATGTACCCCAGATCACCTGGGGGGCCGAAGATGAGGAGGGATGGAGGAGACTCTCCTTCAGACACTGGCCTTCACTCTTCAGCTACTACAACATCACTTTAGCTAAAAG GTACATCAGCATCTTGCCTGTCATTCCCGTCGCCATTCACCTGAGCCCCCAGGAAGCCATCGAGGGGCGCCACCCTCAGGACACTCAGCACCCTCTTTCGCCCATTCCCAAGGTGGCGGCGGATTTCCAGACAGACTTGACGCTGTACAA GGTGGCGGCGTTGGGCCTGGCAGCCGGCGTCCTGCTGGTTCTGCTACTTCTCTGTCTCTACCGACTTCTGTGCCCGCGAAACTACGGCCAGAATGCCGGGCGCCGGCGCCGAGGAGACCGGCCATGCGACGGCTATGGGTACTGGCCACCCATCAGCGAGATCTCGCCACTTCTGTTGCGGGGACACAGCATG GACATCGAGTGTCTGGCCAGTGACGGGATGCTGCTGGCCAGCTGCTGCTTGGCCGGACAGATTCGGGTTTGGGATGCCCAGACTGGAGACTGCCTGACTGTCATCCCCAAGCACGG GTTGAGGCGGGACAGCAGCAGGGACTGCTGGGAAAGCTTCGGCTCCGAGGGTCCCGACCCCTCTCTGAGCGGTGACAGCTTGTCTGAGGACGAGGGCTACCAGGTGAGGCACCGCACCACCCCCAGCCGGCCGCCCCTCTTCAAAGACCAACCGGACCTGACGTCGCTCATCGAAACCAACTTCAACTCCCCGCCGGCCTGCCCCCACGCCGCCGCACGGCCCACCGGGGACGGCTTCGACTACGGCGACCTGGTGGCGGACGCCTACATGACACACAAGCCGCCGTCACCCTCGAACTTGTTCTCTCCCTCCTCGTCCTCGCCGCCCCACACCCGCCCAAACTTCGGGGACGCCTGGGACGCGACGGCCCTGGATTTGGGCGGCGGCTCGGTGTGGGCGCTGGAGCTCAGAGGGAATCTCATAGCTGCTGGGCGGAGCAACGGAAAACTGGAG CTGTGGGACACCACCGAGGGCCGCCTGCGCTGCAGCAGCGAGGGTGCGTCCGGCATCACGGCGTTGGCCTTCCTCAACAACAG AATCGTGGCGGCGCGTCTGAACGGCTCGCTGGACTTCTTCAGCGTGGACGTCAACAAACCTCTCGCTCTGCTTCAGTACCGAG gcACCCCGTGCCGAAGCGGCGTCCCCTCCTCGCCCTGCTACAGCAGCGAGGACGCCATCAGCTGCCAGCTGACGCGCTCGGTCCAATGCGCCCACCAGAAGCCCATCACGGTGCTGCGGGCGGCCGCCGGCAGGGTGGTCACCGGCAGCCACGACCACACCGTGCGG GTTTATCGTCTGGAGGACTCGTGCTGCCTCTTCACACTGCAGGGCCACTCGGCAGGAATCACCGCCGTCTACATCGATGAG ACGATGGTCCTGGCGAGCGGCGGCCAGGACGGCGCCATCTGCCTGTGGGACGTCTTGACGGGCAACCGCGTCAGCCATGTTTACGGTCACCGCGGCGACGTCACCTCCCTAGTGTGCACGCCGCTCTGCATCATCAGCTCGGGTTTGGATGACCTCATCTGCGTGTGGGACCGAAGCACTGGCATCAAGCTGTACTGTATacagcag GAGGCCGACTGCGGTTCCAGCCTGGGTCTGATCTCAGACTCTCTTCTGGTGACTGGCGGTCTGGGCTGCGTCTCATTCTGGGACTTGAACTACGGAGACTTGATCCAGACGGTCTACTTGGGTCCAAGTAGCGACGGTCAGGGCGTGAGGCAGCTACTAGTCCTCAACAACGCTGCCATCGTATGCGACTTTGGCAGCGAACTCAGTCTGGTCTTCGTACCGGCGGTTCTGGAGAAACTGGACTGA